The Saprospiraceae bacterium genomic interval GATGATCAAATGAGGAGAACCGCTGTCGATAAAAATCCCAAACTCGTGTTTTTCGAATCCATCAATATCCTTCATGCGCACGGAGACTGTATCCTCATTTACCAGGCCTTGATGTGCACCATCCATGGCAATAAAACTTAATTCGGATTTGTTTTGTTTGTTAGCCATGTAGGCAATTGAAGCGCGGCTCCCATTGCCACAGAAGCTGGATAGATTACCATCTGCATTGTAATAAACCATTTCGAAATCATATGCTTCATGAGGTCTCAAAACCAGTAAGCCATCGGCTCCAATTCCAAAATGGTTTTGGCAGAGTTTGTACACCAGCGCATGGTCTTTTAAATCAAACCATTCCTTTTCAAAAAAATCAAAAAGCACAAAATCATTACCGCTGGCTTCATATTTTTCGAAAGGGATTATGCGTTTCATACAACAAGAATACAGATTCCTGCGCTCAAGGCACAGTTTTTGCATTAGTTTTAAATATTAATTAATTATAGTATACGTATGTCATTAAAAACTAGCATAATAACGATTTTGGCTTCCATACTGTTGAGTTTTGGAGGAGTTCATCTTTATTTTCAATCTTTCAAAGATTCGTTTAAAACTTTAACGGGCGAAACGATGGTTTCAAACGATCCTGCAGCCAGTCCTACCCTGGCTTCGGGGCTTACGACCTCCAACCCTTATCTGGTACAAAACTTACCAAGTTTTGTACATGCAGCATCGCTGTCTACGCCTTCGGTGGTGTACATCGAATCTGCCATGGAAAATGAGGATCCTTTTTTCTTCATGCCAAAAAAGGCTCAGGCAACGGGCTCCGGGGTGATTATCAGTCCGGATGGGTACATCGTCACCAACAACCACGTCGTTGAAAATGCTCAGTATATCCGGGTGCTGCTTAATGACAACAGGGAATACCAGGCAAGTTTAGTGGGAACAGATCCAACTACAGATATAGCCTTGCTCAAAGTAGAAGATTCCGATTTACCATACTTAGAATTTGGAAATTCCGATTCCAGTCTTGTTGGCGAATGGGTACTTGCCGTTGGAAACCCACTCAGGTTGCAGTCCACCGTTACAGCAGGAATCATCTCGGCAAAAGCCAGAAACATCAACATACTCAACAATCAGCAATACCGGATTGAATCGTTTATCCAAACCGATGCTGCGGTCAACCCCGGCAACAGTGGTGGTGCTTTGGTGAATACCTCCGGTAAACTGATCGGGATCAACACCGCCATTCTCAGTCAGACTGGCCGTTACGAAGGTTACTCTTTTTCCATTCCTTCCAATCTGGTCCAAAAGGTGGTGCTCGATCTTAAAGACTTTGGAACCGTTCAAAGAGGTTTGTTGGGAGTCGTCATAGAGGAGGTAAACAGCGAACGTGCAAAACTATATGGCCTGAGCTCTATAAAAGGTGTTTTTATCAGCAACACCACTAAAAATGGTGCAGCCGATTTAGCCGGTTTAAAACCCGAAGACATCATCATTTCAATCAACAACAGAGCCATAAAAACAGTCCCTGAATTACAGGAAATCATTGGCCGTTTGCGACCTGGTTCCAAAATCAAAATCGAATACTGGCGCAATGCAAAAAACTACCTCACTGAAGCTGTTTTAAAAAATCAAGCCAATACCACCAGCCTCATTACAACTCGTCGCGACAAAGATTTTCTGGATTTGGGAATGGAAGTCAGGGACCTGACTGCAGAGGAAAAATCCGCATTAAAATCATCCGGGGTTAAAGTGCTGAGTATTTATGAAAACAGCATCATTGCCCAAACAAATATGGCTCCGAATTACATCATTACATCTGTGAATGGAAATACTGTCCGAAATTCAGATGAGTTGTTAGAGGAACTCCGAAATGCAGACAGAAATGTATTGCTCAACGGATTCTACGAAAAATACGAAGGAAAATACCCTTACCGATTCAATAAGTACTGACCTTAGCGGCCTAAAAAAAGCAAACCCGGATGGAGCACATACCAAGCAATCAGAATGAAGACCAGTTTAAACTTGCATTAGGCAAACTGGAACGCATTCTCGACAAAATAAAAGAAGGAGGCGGAATTAAAAAACTCGAAGCACAAAGGGCAGACGGAAAGCTTACCGCAAGAGAAAGGGTCAGCTATTTGCTCGACAACGACAGTCCGCAATATGAAATTGGTGCCCTGGCCGGATATGAAATGTATGCTGAGTACGGAGGCTGTCCGGCTGCCGGAGTAATTGTAGTCCTTGGCTACATTCATCAGAAACTTTGCATCATTGTTGCGAATGACGCTACGGTAAAAGCCGGTGCCTGGTTTCCGATCACCGGCAAAAAAAACTTAAGAGCACAGGAGATCGCATTAGAGAATCACATTCCTATTATTTATCTTGTCGATAGTGCAGGTGTGTTTTTGCCATTGCAGGATGAAATTTTTCCCGACAAAGAAAATTTTGGAAGGATTTTCAGGAATAATGCCATTTTATCATCAAAAGGAATTCCACAGATAGCAGCCATCATGGGGAGTTGTGTGGCAGGTGGCGCTTACCTGCCGATCATGTCAGATGAAGCCTTGATTGTCGAAAAAACCGGTTCAATATTTCTTGCCGGGCCCTATCTGGTCAAGGCAGCTATTGGCGAGGATGTCGATCAGGAAACCCTTGGAGGCGCAGTGACCCATTGTGAAATTTCTGGGGTCACCGATTACAAAATGAAAGACGATAAAGAATGCCTCGAAACCATCAGGAAACTCGTCGATAAGATAAGCCTGAAAGAACAGGCCAACTTTGAACTTAAAACAATATCAGCTCCTTCCAGATCTTCCGAAGATCTTTTAAGAATCTATCCGTCAGATGGTTTAAAACCATACAACATGAGTGAGATCATCGATTGTATTGCCGATGCGGACTCTATTACTTATTACAAAAAGGAATACGGCAAAACCATACTTTGTGCGTATGCACAAATTGGTGGATATTCTGTCGGGATCGTTGCAAATGACCGGAGAATCGTTAAATCAGCCAAGGGGGAAATGCAAATGGGTGGTGTGATTTACTCGGACTCCGCAGATAAAGCCACTCGTTTTATTCTAAACTGCAACCAAAAAAAGATTCCTCTGGTGTTTCTACACGATGTCACCGGATTTATGGTCGGAACGCGTTCTGAACATGGAGGCATTATCAAAGATGGAGCAAAAATGGTCAATGCAGTTTCAAATTCAACTGTGCCTAAGTTTTCTGTCATCATCGGAAATTCTTACGGAGCCGGAAATTACGCCATGTGCGGAAAAGCATACGATCCACGATTCATCGTTGCCTGGCCAAGCGCTAAAATTGCCGTCATGGGCGGTTCTCAGGCTGCTAAAGTACTCACACAAATACAAGTCAGCGCTTTAAAATCCAAAGGCCAACCATTAAGTGAGCAAGATGAAAAACAAATCTTCGATGAGATCAATGATCGTTACACCAAACAGACGAGCCCCTATTATGCGGCTGCCCGATTATGGGTTGATGCCATCATTGATCCTCGACAAACCCGCGATTGGATCATTACCGGCATCAAAGCATCGGCTTTTTCAAAAATTAAAAAGTTCAATCCCGGAGTCATTCAAACTTAGCTTCATAAAATTACTGATGAACTGAAAGCTCTTAGTCAATTAATATCGAAAAGTGTATGAAAAAGAAACTCCATTTGAAACTGATGCTTATAGCGATGGGTTTTTCATACCTGGCTTGCAGCCAAAACCAACCAGCTGTTGTGGACACCCATGGAATTTACCCGATACGATCCAGTGCCGGTTTTCCTCCGACTTATTCTCCATCCCGGTTTGGATATTACAAACCTGCACGGTCAGTATTTTGCGAACTGGAAAAAAAAATAAATCCTAAACAAAAAAGATGGTTGGCGTTCAGACTGGGCTCATTTG includes:
- the dapF gene encoding diaminopimelate epimerase, yielding MKRIIPFEKYEASGNDFVLFDFFEKEWFDLKDHALVYKLCQNHFGIGADGLLVLRPHEAYDFEMVYYNADGNLSSFCGNGSRASIAYMANKQNKSELSFIAMDGAHQGLVNEDTVSVRMKDIDGFEKHEFGIFIDSGSPHLIIEVQDPFHCDIDNEGRRLRKLYDPQGVNVNFVQWGPDKITMATYERGVEAETLACGTGVTAAAYYASVLDNSNGFKLKKIETKGGKLELSLELNGLQASNIWLTGPATKVFSGFYYL
- a CDS encoding trypsin-like peptidase domain-containing protein, which codes for MSLKTSIITILASILLSFGGVHLYFQSFKDSFKTLTGETMVSNDPAASPTLASGLTTSNPYLVQNLPSFVHAASLSTPSVVYIESAMENEDPFFFMPKKAQATGSGVIISPDGYIVTNNHVVENAQYIRVLLNDNREYQASLVGTDPTTDIALLKVEDSDLPYLEFGNSDSSLVGEWVLAVGNPLRLQSTVTAGIISAKARNINILNNQQYRIESFIQTDAAVNPGNSGGALVNTSGKLIGINTAILSQTGRYEGYSFSIPSNLVQKVVLDLKDFGTVQRGLLGVVIEEVNSERAKLYGLSSIKGVFISNTTKNGAADLAGLKPEDIIISINNRAIKTVPELQEIIGRLRPGSKIKIEYWRNAKNYLTEAVLKNQANTTSLITTRRDKDFLDLGMEVRDLTAEEKSALKSSGVKVLSIYENSIIAQTNMAPNYIITSVNGNTVRNSDELLEELRNADRNVLLNGFYEKYEGKYPYRFNKY
- a CDS encoding acyl-CoA carboxylase subunit beta; the protein is MEHIPSNQNEDQFKLALGKLERILDKIKEGGGIKKLEAQRADGKLTARERVSYLLDNDSPQYEIGALAGYEMYAEYGGCPAAGVIVVLGYIHQKLCIIVANDATVKAGAWFPITGKKNLRAQEIALENHIPIIYLVDSAGVFLPLQDEIFPDKENFGRIFRNNAILSSKGIPQIAAIMGSCVAGGAYLPIMSDEALIVEKTGSIFLAGPYLVKAAIGEDVDQETLGGAVTHCEISGVTDYKMKDDKECLETIRKLVDKISLKEQANFELKTISAPSRSSEDLLRIYPSDGLKPYNMSEIIDCIADADSITYYKKEYGKTILCAYAQIGGYSVGIVANDRRIVKSAKGEMQMGGVIYSDSADKATRFILNCNQKKIPLVFLHDVTGFMVGTRSEHGGIIKDGAKMVNAVSNSTVPKFSVIIGNSYGAGNYAMCGKAYDPRFIVAWPSAKIAVMGGSQAAKVLTQIQVSALKSKGQPLSEQDEKQIFDEINDRYTKQTSPYYAAARLWVDAIIDPRQTRDWIITGIKASAFSKIKKFNPGVIQT